A genomic stretch from Neodiprion fabricii isolate iyNeoFabr1 chromosome 3, iyNeoFabr1.1, whole genome shotgun sequence includes:
- the LOC124177688 gene encoding transcription initiation protein SPT3 homolog: MTSVPDVKNEPINYTAEIRQMMHGFGDSSAPLLESAKIIEDVVLHQMRAIVYRACEVADRRGNRIITPEDFIFLMRKDKVKVQRLLKYLEVKELRAIMHKTVQPESMGNFFEADGGEVLTKRKRPYHDFIQLIDNTGELLENRSTFDIVKQNRLIRAEMVTRKMDEIQYVEYSKARHASFTNNKQRHKFSDWVCPDDDVKISKQGYQILSYLAYETVAQIIDLALVVRQDQSKIHGDAIERLKLNHCNPYTYKPYQHNMGVVIKPISPSEINEALRRYWSPQLDITGPFYRSSLRPLHPKLLAC, encoded by the exons ATGACAAGTGTACCTGACGTTAAAAATGAACCAATCAACTACACAGCGG AAATCCGTCAAATGATGCATGGATTTGGCGACAGTTCAGCCCCACTGTTAGAGTCAgcaaaaataatcgaggaTGTCGTACTGCACCAAATGCGAGCAATCGTTTACAGGGCGTGCGAAGTTGCTGATAGGCGAGGGAATAGAATAATAACACCtgaagattttatttttctcatgcGCAAAGATAAGGTCAAGGTTCAACGGCTGTTGAAGTACCTAG aaGTAAAAGAGCTGCGAGCAATAATGCACAAGACGGTTCAACCAGAGAGTATGGGGAATTTTTTCGAGGCTGACGGTGGCGAAGTTTTGACAAAGCGAAAACGTCCTTATCATGATTTCATTCAATTGATTGACAATACAGGGGAATTACTCGAAAATAGAAGCACTTTTGATATCGTTAAACAGAACAGACTGATCAGGGCAGAGATGGTCACTAGAAAAATGGATGAAATTCAATATGTGGAATACTCAAAGGCACGGCACGCTTCGTTCACAAATAACAAACAGCGACACAAATTCAGCGACTGGGTATGCCCGGATG ATGatgtgaaaatatcaaaacaaGGCTACCAAATTTTGAGCTATCTCGCTTACGAAACTGTCGCGCAAATTATAGACTTGGCGCTTGTGGTCCGACAAGATCAGAGTAAGATTCATGGAGACGCTATTGAAAGGCTCAAACTAAACCACTGTAATCCCTATACCTACAAGCCTTATCAGCATAATATG GGAGTCGTAATAAAGCCGATCAGTCCGTCGGAAATAAATGAGGCATTGAGGAGGTATTGGTCACCACAGCTGGATATTACAGGGCCATTTTACAGATCATCGCTGCGTCCGCTGCACCCAAAATTACTTGCTTGTTGA
- the LOC124178093 gene encoding general transcription factor IIF subunit 2 gives MSAPPPHTDRELDLSNAGRGVWLVKVPKYIANKWEKASGDIEVGKLKITKNPGAKAEVSLRLSEAVLALKEREEEEIPKAHRLDVTTVTRQMLGVFSHVTPASTSDAIVPETEKLYMEGRIVQKLECRPYADNCYMKLKLESIKRASVPQRQVQQLDRVVQNFKPVSDHKHNIEYAEKKKAEGKKMRDDKDAVLEMLFAAFEKHQYYNIRDLAKITKQPIVYLKEILNEVCNYNLKNPHRNMWELKPEYRHYKDDQKPAATATKVDDSDDD, from the exons ATGTCTGCACCGCCTCCTCACACAGACCGGGAATTAGATTTGAGTAATGCAGGACGAGGAGTATGGTTGGTTAAGGTTCCTAAATATATTGCGAACAAGTGGGAAAAGGCTTCCGGAGATATCGAAGTTGGCAAGCTGAAAATCACAAA AAATCCAGGGGCCAAAGCAGAAGTTTCTCTAAGACTTTCGGAAGCTGTTTTAGCTCTGAAGGAacgagaggaagaggaaattCCAAAGGCACACAGGCTGGATGTAACTACTGTCACTCGTCAAATGCTGGGTGTATTTTCTCATGTCACAC CTGCTAGCACTTCGGATGCTATTGTTCCAGAGACTGAAAAACTTTACATGGAGGGTAGAATAGTGCAGAAACTTGAATGCCGCCCTTACG CTGACAACTGCTACATGAAGCTTAAGTTGGAAAGCATAAAACGAGCATCGGTGCCTCAGAGGCAAGTTCAACAATTGGATAGGGTTGTACAGAATTTCAAACCTGTATCTGATCACAAACACAAC ATCGAATATGCCGAAAAGAAGAAGGCTGAAGGCAAGAAGATGAGAGATGACAAAGACGCGGTATTAGAGATGCTATTTGCAGCATTTGAGAAACATCAGTACTACAATATTCGAGACCTTGCCAAAATCACCAAGCAGCCTATC gtttacttgaaagaaattttgaatgaagTGTGCAATTACAACTTGAAGAACCCGCACAGAAATATGTGGGAATTGAAACCTGAGTATCGTCATTACAAGGATGATCAGAAGCCAGCGGCAACTGCCACAAAAGTTGATGACTCAGACGATGATTAG
- the LOC124178094 gene encoding transcription initiation factor TFIID subunit 9, with product MADKPKSMSQIKHVPKDAQVIMSIMKDMGITDYEPKVINQLLEFTYRYVTCILDDSRIYANHAKKKFIDLDDVRLAVKMQLERSFTNPPPRDVLLDVARAKNNIPLPFVKPNNGLRLPPDRYCLNATNYKLKNATKKIVGKPLHAIVGNNFSGGQPRIKIEPNKTGLSIVKRPGTLATVARTQAITIPKPVFKFTTGAGAGAPGGKPAVGKPKIQISSSQPVSVIKMETDDSSKRKREEEDYDIA from the exons ATGGCAGATAAGCCGAAATCAATGAGCCAGATTAAACATGTACCAAAAGACGCGCAAGTTATAATGTCAATAATGAAAGACATGGGCATCACTGACTACGAGCCAAAGGTTATAAATCAACTCCTCGAATTCACTTATC GTTACGTAACCTGTATCCTGGACGACAGCAGGATATATGCTAACCATGCAAAGAAGAAGTTCATTGACTTAGACGATGTTAGACTCGCTGTAAAAATGCAGTTAGAACGTTCGTTCACCAATCCGCCTCCCAGAGACGTACTACTGGATGTAGCCAGAGCAAAGAACAATATTCCGTTACCGTTTGTTAAGCCAAACAATGGCCTGCGCCTTCCGCCCGATCGTTACTGCCTCAATGCCACAAACTATAAGCTGAAAAACGCTACCAAAAAGATCGTTGGTAAGCCGTTACATGCCAtagttggaaataattttagcGGAGGTCAACCCAGGATCAAGATCGAACCGAACAAAACTGGATTGTCCATCGTCAAGAGGCCTGGCACTCTCGCTACTGTTGCTCGAACCCAAGCTATAACAATTCCAAAACCTGTGTTCAAATTCACTACTG GTGCTGGAGCTGGAGCTCCAGGAGGAAAACCGGCTGTTGGAAAGCCaaagattcaaatttcatcaagtCAACCTGtgtctgtaataaaaatggaaactGATGATTCgtcgaagagaaaaagagaagaagaagactaCGATATTGCCTGa
- the LOC124177687 gene encoding DNA polymerase delta subunit 3-like: MIRKQIDIYLEALAGYINDDDKLVTYKWLSKELGIHVNLSKQLLFEYWETQRVQKNHVISATFLLMGYVKEREMRVEVVKEDHMASAKEKFEQIISEHIYSLQKTLPEIELLAITDKGDSQLSAVHSSQSVLRSDHEMEVLRWGSALLANKQMKNNTQITAPKVRANANTESKLTDQAKNVKESGAKSTTNKTAAANSSAKTQKTAFNNFFAKAIDKQSKEKTSVKGVKSKPVASSSSLTTTSPHKNNWFEEKKKPISSDNKEAKENPENINDSKKPKLNEDKEKSPKTNLPKKNAWFEAKKKPPSTSDKEVKVQVESCSDSKKANVEKFQEKSPQTEKVSKQESAVKNLSFGKTGDKKKVASSSRGKKRKTSSKGENTNKKRKRIVVISSDESSDDSETRDDIEEPDSSEEPPQVVERVKSSPSPPLVKCEGGRRKVRKLVDKTFVDEDGYFVTQKEYVYESCSDKEEEMPVEAAKPSTADVAAKTANKRKQVSLLNFFKKS; the protein is encoded by the exons atgatTCGGAAACAAATTGATATTTACTTGGAGGCTCTTGCGGGCTACATTAACGACGACGACAAATTA GTTACTTACAAGTGGTTGAGCAAGGAGTTAGGCATCCACGTGAATTTGTCAAAGCAGCTGTTATTCGAGTACTGGGAAACTCAACGAGTGCAGAAAAATCATGTAATCAGTGCGACTTTCCTGCTCATGGGATACGTCAAGGAGCGAGAGATGCGAGTCGAGGTCGTCAAAGAGGATCATATGGCATCTGCCAAGgagaaatttgaacaaataatATCCGAGCATATTTACAGCTTGCAAAAAACTCTCCCTGAGATAGAGCTACTCGCCATTACTGACAAAGGCGATTCTCAATTGAGCGCTGTCCACTCTTCTCAGTCTGTTCTCAGGTCTGATCATGAGATGGAAGTTCTTCGTTGGGGTAGCGCCTTGTTAGCGAATAAACAGATGAAAAACAATACTCAGATTACAGCTCCGAAAGTTCGGGCAAATGCGAATACCGAGTCAAAGCTTACTGATCAGGCCAAGAATGTCAAGGAGTCTGGTGCTAAATCGACCACAAATAAAACAGCAGCGGCTAATTCGAGTGCAAAAACACAGAAAACTGCCTTCAACAATTTCTTTGCTAAGGCCATAGATAAGCAAAGCAAGGAGAAGACATCTGTGAAAGGTGTGAAGAGTAAACCTGTTGCGTCAAGCAGTAGTTTGACAACTACTTCACCCCATAAGAATAACTGGTtcgaggagaagaagaaacctATTAGTTCGGACAACAAGGAGGCAAAAGAAAATCCGGAGAATATTAACGATTCAAAAAAGCCTAAACTTAATgaagacaaagaaaaatctCCGAAAACTAATTTACCGAAAAAGAATGCCTGGTTTGAAGCAAAGAAAAAGCCTCCAAGTACCAGCGACAAGGAAGTAAAAGTACAGGTGGAGAGTTGCAGCGATTCGAAAAAGGCCAACGTAGAaaagtttcaagaaaaatcaCCACAGACTGAAAAAGTTAGCAAACAAGAATCGGCGGTGAAAAATCTCAGCTTTGGGAAAActggcgataaaaaaaaagtagcatCTTCTTCACGAGGAAAAAAACGCAAGACTTCTTCAAAGGGCGAGAATACTAATAAGAAACGAAAACGTATAGTTGTGATATCTAGTGACGAATCAAGCGATGACAGCGAGACTAGGGATGATATTGAGGAACCTGATAGTTCTGAAGAACCACCGCAAGTTGTTGAAAGAGTTAAAAGTTCTCCTTCGCCACCTCTGGTCAAGTGTGAAGGCGGGAGGCGCAAAGTTCGGAAATTGGTCGATAAAACGTTTGTCGATGAAGATGGGTATTTTGTCACTCAAAAAGAATACGTTTACGAAAGTTGTTCAGATAAGGAAGAGGAAATGCCGGTAGAGGCTGCAAAACCTTCTACCGCTGATGTTGCAGCAAAGACTGCAAACAAGCGGAAGCAAGTATCGCTGCTTAATTTCTTCAAGAAGTCGTAG
- the LOC124177686 gene encoding WD repeat-containing protein 91 gives MSHVQYVDELVKEYLLFRGFSQTLKAFDNDLKAEKEKGFRVDKIVDQLTQYIYNYDLNALRELWGHLDLRMFSRLENHFTPGIRKLENAVLKMYLVNAAVNNKQDRIQEFFIKMAPELQGHSEWKEWFALPFIKNPEDNPVYSVHFSRQWQDTMLVSLHNFLATIFQCMPQPTLLAIDEDSVRLKRLQEENDTLKQKLADAVKPETISDVNAGPVPQHPPIMDDFYIIAQESPLTENPKTLKNLIRNIGGSSSPVLGRKPIVSVKKQMETEQITKRLNTKCRINSLSKSEAVAKRSISCDSRLNSSRKRDSSIDAAFERKNKEKIDASYILLSQEEYTEHKTSIIQCKSNASGSYVATGDADGVIKIWTPIPSPKTVATFTSTTANSNNAITALDWISKNERYFLHGDNNGIIQLHDTRDSKRLWEIHHEGSRIVTLICNPAESTFVCSVQGSVSDSSEGKLLLYDIKTRKLERTLPLDQNLTALCSTFNHNGQLLITGLSNGNIVMHDLRRNEIIDNFNCHSSPVIDIELINDFTNICAQSEDGRLCQRNLNQTNKNTWEMKIKVEKNSVHGKLFAFDQNGSHMLICTQSGGNIYKMPPGTQKVLELGGHNGTLCCDWSTANQSGTCITGGAEGKARVSTLLSP, from the exons atgtcTCATGTTCAGTATGTAGATGAACTCGTTAAGGAATACTTGTTATTCAGAGGGTTTAGTCAGACGTTAAAAGCCTTCGATAACGATCTCAAAGCTGAAAAGGAGAAGGGATTTAGA gtTGACAAAATAGTTGATCAGCTGACACAGTACATATACAACTACGATCTAAATGCACTGAGAGAATTATGGGGCCATTTGGATTTGAGAATGTTTTCTCGTCTTGAGAATCATTTCACACCTGGTATAAGAAAGCTGGAAAATGCTGTATTGAAAATGTACCTGGTTAACGCGGCGGTTAACAACAAACAAGATCGTATCCAAGAGTTCTTTATTAAAATGGCACCGGAGCTCCAGGGTCATAGCGAATGGAAGGAATGGTTCG CACTGCCATTTATTAAAAATCCCGAAGATAATCCTGTTTACTCGGTTCACTTCAGCAGGCAGTGGCAAGACACCATGCTCGTTTcgttgcacaattttttaGCTACAATATTCCAA tGTATGCCACAGCCGACGTTGCTAGCTATAGATGAAGATTCGGTAAGACTTAAGCGTCTCCAGGAGGAAAATGACACTCTGAAACAGAAACTTGCTGATGCGGTTAAACCAGAGACAATATCAGATGTTAATGCAGGACCTGTACCTCAGCATCCACCAATCATGGATGATTTTTATATCATAGCTCA AGAATCACCTTTAACAGAGAATCCGAAGACGCTGAAAAACTTGATAAGAAATATAGGTGGCAGCTCTAGTCCCGTACTTGGTAGAAAACCTATAGTGAGCGTTAAAAAACAGATGGAAACTGAACAGATCACCAAGAGACTAAACACAAAATGTAGAATAAATTCGCTAAGCAAGTCAGAAGCTGTTGCCAAGAGAAGTATCAGCTGTGATTCAAGATTGAACAGTTCTAGGAAGAGAGATTCTTCCATAGACGCGGcatttgagagaaaaaataaagagaaaatcGACGCCAGCTACATTCTTCTTAGTCAA GAAGAATACACTGAACACAAAACGTCAATTATTCAATGTAAGAGCAACGCAAGTGGTTCTTACGTCGCGACTGGTGACGCAGATGGAGTAATTAAAATATGGACACCGATTCCGTCCCCAAA AACAGTCGCCACTTTCACATCAACAACGGCAAATTCCAACAATGCCATAACTGCTCTAGATTGGATATCAAAGAACGAAAGATACTTTTTGCACGGAGACAATAACGGAATAATTCAATTGCACGACACAAGGGATAGTAAAAGATTATGGGAAATCCATCACGAAGGTTCCCGAATTGTAACGTTGATATGTAATCCAGCCGAATCTACTTTTGTCTGTTCGGTGCAAGGTTCGGTGTCAGATTCCAGTGAAGGGAAACTACTGCTCTACGATATAAAAACAAGGAAACTAGAAAGAACTCTACCATTAGACCAAAACTTGACTGCCCTCTGTTCCACGTTCAATCACAATGGACAGCTATTGATAACTGGTCTATCTAACGGTAATATCGTTATGCACGACTTGAGGAGGAACGAAATAATAGATAATTTTAACTGCCATTCAAGTCCAGTGATTGACATCGAGCTGATAAACGACTTCACAAATATTTGCGCCCAAAGCGAAGACGGTAGATTATgtcaaagaaatttaaatcagacaaacaaaaatacgtgggagatgaaaattaaggtggaaaaaaattcagtacatGGAAAGCTATTCGCTTTTGACCAAAATGGGAGTCACATGCTGATTTGCACACAATCGGGCGGTAACATTTACAAG atgCCACCTGGTACGCAAAAAGTATTGGAACTTGGGGGCCATAATGGCACGTTATGCTGCGACTGGTCGACGGCAAATCAATCTGGAACCTGTATCACAGGGGGAGCTGAAGGGAAAGCCAGAGTATCGACTCTACTTTCACCATGA
- the LOC124178089 gene encoding phospholipase A1 VesT1.02-like yields MKLLLIAVLAITASVYAGEVIEPEHDYMYFPDGDGVPQLIDLLEKGEDLTGFDSSDSILSRNVETITFNLFTRNNPRNSQLLVLNSVSSISGSNWSSSRPTRFITHGWRSNQNSDACITIRDAYLAEGDYNVIVIDWSSIAGALYVSASSSVRGVAARVSLMINFLSANAGLNVASTKLVGHSLGAHVSGIAARNAEGTIDAVIGLDPALPLFNSAGAGSRIHQTDADHVQIIHTNGGLLGIMDAIGDTDFYPNGGSSQPGCGLDLVGSCAHSRAYYFFAESIRNPTGFRATGTRSMYLEALERHNEVYMGGRVFNKFARGSFTLQTARQSPYALG; encoded by the exons atgAAGCTACTGCTCATAGCTGTTCTTGCGATTACTGCCTCAG TTTACGCTGGGGAGGTGATTGAACCTGAGCATGACTACATGTATTTCCCTGACGGAGACGGAGTTCCTCAACTGATCGACCTGCTGGAAAAGGGTGAAGATCTGACTGGTTTTGATTCGAGTGATTCCATCCTTTCTCGCAATGTCGAAACCATAACATTCAATCTTTTTACTCG TAACAACCCCAGGAATTCTCAGCTCTTGGTTCTCAACTCCGTATCTAGCATCAGTGGTAGTAACTGGAGCAGTTCTCGCCCGACTCGATTTATCACTCATGGATGGAGGTCGAACCAGAATTCAGACGCCTGCATTACCATCCGCGATG CCTACCTAGCTGAAGGCGACTACAACGTGATTGTGATCGATTGGAGTTCCATTGCTGGTGCTCTTTACGTGAGTGCTTCATCAAGCGTCAGAGGTGTTGCCGCCAGAGTTAGTCTGATGATCAACTTCCTCAGCGCCAACGCCGGCCTCAACGTAGCATCGACGAAACTTGTTGGACACTCTCTAGGTGCTCACGTGTCTGGAATTGCTGCCCGCAACGCTGAGGGCACAATCGACGCTGTCATAG gTCTCGACCCAGCGCTTCCTCTTTTTAACTCTGCTGGAGCTGGATCTCGAATTCACCAAACTGACGCTGACCATGTTCAGATAATCCACACAAATGGAGGACTTCTCGGCATCATGGATGCCATTGGTGATACCGATTTTTACCCCAACGGCGGTAGCAGTCAGCCTGGATGCGGACTGGACCTTGTCG GGAGCTGCGCCCATTCCCGCGCCTATTACTTCTTCGCAGAATCTATCAGGAACCCGACCGGTTTCCGTGCCACAGGAACACGTTCAATGTACCTGGAAGCACTTGAGCGACACAACGAAGTGTACATGGGTGGTAGAGTTTTTAACAAATT TGCCAGAGGCAGCTTTACTCTTCAGACAGCCAGACAGTCTCCCTATGCTTTGGGATGA